From the Thermovirga lienii DSM 17291 genome, one window contains:
- a CDS encoding peptidase M48 Ste24p (PFAM: Peptidase family M48~COGs: COG0501 Zn-dependent protease with chaperone function~InterPro IPR001915~KEGG: aco:Amico_0365 peptidase M48 Ste24p~PFAM: peptidase M48 Ste24p~SPTR: Peptidase M48 Ste24p): MRKHIVGPFLCILITFVFLWSPALGAVSPKQAQKVWDRLSTVSGLGGNKTLVVEDKEEPNAWVSFRGSDYSIHVTKGLLNIMDQDDEIAGIFAHEIGHIKLGHYRETVSRNLIWYLLYRAFGKDDKTASTILRLGLALAESGFSREMEVEADDFGVQLAHKAGYNPWGLYNALLRMKEAGYSTTPNGFNSHPPTERRLEHIRNTTISISGGKGAS; the protein is encoded by the coding sequence TTGCGAAAACATATAGTGGGTCCTTTCCTTTGCATATTAATTACCTTTGTATTTTTGTGGTCCCCTGCCTTGGGGGCAGTAAGCCCAAAACAGGCCCAAAAGGTATGGGACAGGCTCAGTACAGTGTCTGGGCTCGGAGGAAACAAAACTCTAGTCGTAGAGGACAAAGAAGAACCCAACGCCTGGGTCTCCTTCAGGGGGTCTGATTACTCAATACATGTGACCAAAGGGCTTCTCAACATAATGGATCAGGATGATGAAATAGCAGGAATCTTCGCCCATGAAATAGGACACATAAAACTGGGCCACTACAGAGAGACCGTCTCCAGAAACCTAATTTGGTACTTGTTATATCGTGCCTTTGGGAAAGACGACAAAACAGCTTCCACCATCCTGAGGTTGGGGCTAGCCTTGGCCGAATCGGGATTCAGCAGGGAAATGGAGGTCGAAGCCGACGACTTTGGCGTACAGCTGGCACATAAAGCGGGCTACAACCCTTGGGGGCTCTACAATGCTCTCCTTCGGATGAAGGAGGCGGGCTACTCCACCACCCCAAACGGTTTCAACTCTCACCCCCCAACGGAAAGACGCCTTGAACACATTAGAAATACCACTATTTCCATATCTGGGGGAAAGGGAGCTAGCTAA
- a CDS encoding putative transcriptional regulator, GntR family (PFAM: Aminotransferase class I and II~COGs: COG1167 Transcriptional regulators containing a DNA-binding HTH domain and an aminotransferase domain (MocR family) and their eukaryotic orthologs~InterPro IPR004839~KEGG: tai:Taci_0315 putative transcriptional regulator, GntR family~PFAM: aminotransferase class I and II~SPTR: Aminotransferase, class I and II family protein) — MSNFLESLYSQATFNLKPSPIREMLHLIRRPGMISFAGGMPDPEIFPVEQFKEAAGILDREGKDVLQYGTTEGYLPLKEFLAEWTAPKMGRKLATDEILITTGSTQIVDLLSWVLIDKGDWVICEEPTFLGATLTMRNHGASFLTVPCDENGMKVDMIPEMVEKARKEGKKVKFIYTIVNFHNPLGCDLSLERRKKLIEIAEKYNLLILEDDPYGYVRFDGEEIPSIFSMDTSGRVVFACSFSKILAPGTRVAWCAGNKEVIRKMTVFKQGVDVCTSVVAQAMVYEYCRLGHLDSFLPKIIDHYRKKRDAMEEAFRKYLPQGEVKWLTPRGGFFYWLETPKVKAKDLFEKAVEKKVAFVLGEPFFPNGGGEHNFRMCFTFASKEQTEEGISRLGEALRELL; from the coding sequence TTGAGTAATTTTTTGGAAAGCTTGTACAGCCAAGCCACGTTTAATTTGAAGCCTTCGCCTATCAGAGAAATGCTCCACCTGATAAGGAGGCCTGGTATGATATCCTTCGCAGGAGGAATGCCAGACCCAGAGATATTCCCTGTGGAGCAGTTCAAGGAAGCAGCAGGCATACTAGACCGTGAAGGCAAGGATGTACTGCAATACGGAACCACTGAGGGCTATCTGCCCCTAAAGGAGTTCCTCGCGGAGTGGACCGCACCTAAAATGGGACGTAAACTCGCAACCGATGAAATCCTAATAACAACAGGTTCCACTCAAATTGTAGACCTATTGTCCTGGGTCTTGATCGACAAAGGAGATTGGGTCATATGCGAAGAACCCACTTTCCTGGGAGCCACATTAACTATGAGAAACCACGGGGCCTCATTCCTCACCGTTCCATGTGACGAGAACGGAATGAAAGTGGACATGATACCCGAGATGGTGGAAAAAGCCCGAAAAGAAGGCAAAAAAGTCAAATTCATTTACACCATAGTAAACTTCCACAATCCTCTGGGATGCGACCTTTCCCTCGAAAGAAGGAAAAAACTAATAGAAATCGCTGAGAAATATAATCTTCTTATCCTAGAAGATGACCCTTACGGATATGTGCGCTTCGACGGAGAGGAGATACCATCCATATTCTCAATGGACACCTCGGGGAGAGTGGTTTTCGCCTGCAGTTTCTCAAAGATTCTGGCCCCCGGAACCCGCGTGGCCTGGTGCGCAGGAAACAAGGAAGTAATAAGAAAGATGACCGTCTTCAAACAGGGGGTCGACGTTTGTACCAGCGTAGTAGCCCAAGCCATGGTATATGAATACTGCCGACTGGGGCACCTCGACAGCTTCTTGCCCAAAATAATAGATCACTACAGGAAGAAACGAGATGCCATGGAGGAAGCTTTCCGTAAATACCTACCTCAAGGAGAAGTCAAGTGGTTGACCCCTAGAGGAGGCTTTTTCTACTGGCTTGAAACTCCCAAAGTGAAGGCCAAAGACTTATTTGAGAAGGCGGTAGAAAAGAAAGTTGCCTTCGTGTTGGGCGAACCCTTCTTCCCCAATGGAGGAGGCGAACACAACTTCAGGATGTGTTTCACCTTTGCATCAAAAGAGCAAACCGAAGAGGGAATATCCAGATTGGGAGAAGCACTGAGAGAGCTTTTGTAA
- a CDS encoding tRNA modification GTPase TrmE (PFAM: GTPase of unknown function; GTP-binding protein TrmE N-terminus~TIGRFAM: tRNA modification GTPase TrmE; small GTP-binding protein domain~COGs: COG0486 GTPase~InterProIPR004520: IPR018948: IPR002917: IPR005225: IPR 006073~KEGG: aco:Amico_0363 tRNA modification GTPase TrmE~PFAM: GTP-binding protein TrmE-like; GTP-binding protein HSR1-related~SPTR: tRNA modification GTPase mnmE;~TIGRFAM: tRNA modification GTPase TrmE; small GTP-binding protein) yields MGQDIIAAIATAWGEAAISIVKLSGRGSRDLVDSIFRGKRPLKSYPPRFMCHGYIINQEGEAIDEVLAVWFQAPYSYTGEEVAEIHCHGGTLVARLCLEELLKKGARLAEPGEFTRRAFVNGRIDLSQAESVIGIIRARSEEALKSATRNLVGSFSEKIKHLYDEIMEFCVLLEANLDFPEEDIPPLSAKDGILKLTELRNETASILDSARKGNLLREGIRVALVGRPNVGKSSLLNAFLNESRAIVTAIPGTTRDIIEEVLTHKGVPLRLVDTAGIREPSDEVEAIGVEKAQKALHESDILLWVIDGNERLQQEDLKVAYALKNKRHIVVINKADLPLVVTEKDISKILPESKVHIISANNRTGIEELKDSIVDLFLQGGDVNEGLNATTRQIEELKGVLTNIDTALEALSTNLGEDAAAACLAEARKCLERILGVEADEALLDAIFSSFCIGK; encoded by the coding sequence ATGGGACAAGATATAATTGCGGCCATAGCGACCGCATGGGGAGAAGCTGCAATATCCATAGTTAAGTTATCAGGCAGAGGCTCAAGGGACCTCGTGGACTCCATTTTCAGAGGCAAAAGACCGCTGAAAAGTTATCCACCCCGTTTCATGTGCCACGGATATATCATAAATCAAGAGGGCGAAGCCATAGACGAAGTTTTGGCTGTGTGGTTCCAGGCCCCCTACAGCTACACGGGGGAAGAAGTCGCAGAGATCCACTGCCACGGCGGAACCCTGGTCGCAAGACTGTGTCTGGAAGAACTACTGAAAAAGGGGGCAAGGCTGGCAGAGCCGGGAGAGTTCACCCGAAGGGCGTTTGTCAATGGTCGTATAGATCTATCCCAAGCAGAATCAGTGATAGGCATAATTCGAGCTCGGAGCGAAGAAGCCCTGAAATCAGCTACAAGAAACCTCGTTGGAAGTTTCTCGGAGAAGATAAAGCATCTTTACGACGAGATAATGGAGTTTTGCGTACTTCTTGAGGCCAACCTTGATTTTCCCGAGGAAGACATTCCCCCTCTTTCCGCAAAAGACGGCATCCTTAAGCTTACCGAACTGCGAAATGAGACCGCATCAATTTTGGATAGTGCAAGAAAGGGAAATCTTCTTCGGGAGGGCATAAGGGTAGCCCTGGTGGGGCGCCCCAACGTTGGCAAATCCTCTCTGCTTAACGCTTTCTTGAACGAATCAAGGGCCATAGTCACTGCTATACCAGGAACCACAAGAGACATAATAGAGGAAGTTTTGACCCACAAGGGGGTTCCATTAAGGTTAGTTGACACCGCAGGAATAAGGGAACCCTCCGATGAAGTGGAAGCCATAGGTGTCGAAAAAGCACAAAAAGCCCTTCACGAATCCGACATTCTTTTATGGGTGATAGATGGCAATGAAAGGCTTCAACAAGAAGATCTCAAAGTCGCTTACGCCCTGAAAAACAAACGACATATAGTGGTCATAAACAAGGCGGACCTGCCTCTGGTAGTGACAGAGAAGGACATATCCAAGATACTACCTGAAAGCAAGGTGCACATAATCTCCGCAAACAACCGTACTGGAATCGAGGAACTAAAGGACAGTATCGTTGATCTATTTCTCCAAGGCGGAGACGTAAACGAGGGACTCAATGCCACAACAAGACAGATAGAAGAGCTAAAAGGAGTCCTCACAAACATTGATACAGCTTTAGAAGCATTGAGTACCAACTTAGGGGAGGACGCGGCAGCTGCGTGTCTTGCTGAAGCCAGGAAATGTCTGGAAAGGATATTGGGCGTGGAAGCAGATGAAGCCCTTCTTGATGCCATATTCAGCAGTTTCTGCATAGGTAAATAA
- a CDS encoding 4-oxalocrotonate tautomerase family enzyme (PFAM: Tautomerase enzyme~TIGRFAM: 4-oxalocrotonate tautomerase family enzyme~InterPro IPR010916: IPR004370: IPR018191~KEGG: aco:Amico_1236 4-oxalocrotonate tautomerase family enzyme~PFAM: 4-oxalocrotonate tautomerase~SPTR: 4-oxalocrotonate tautomerase family enzyme;~TIGRFAM: 4-oxalocrotonate tautomerase family enzyme) has product MPVVQIHFLEGRSYEQKKKLVSKVTEAICESLEVQPQQVRIILDEMPKTHYSIGGFLISERDPRPKS; this is encoded by the coding sequence ATGCCAGTTGTACAAATCCATTTTTTGGAAGGCCGAAGCTACGAACAAAAAAAGAAACTAGTTTCAAAGGTAACGGAAGCAATATGTGAATCTTTGGAAGTTCAACCGCAGCAAGTACGAATCATCCTAGATGAAATGCCCAAAACCCACTACTCTATAGGAGGATTTCTTATTTCTGAAAGGGACCCAAGGCCTAAGTCCTAG
- a CDS encoding aminotransferase class V (PFAM: Aminotransferase class-V~COGs: COG0075 Serine-pyruvate aminotransferase/ aspartate aminotransferase~InterPro IPR000192~KEGG: tai:Taci_0909 aminotransferase class V~PFAM: aminotransferase class V~SPTR: Aminotransferase class V) — MRRYLFTPGPVELSKKVKEATKGQMISHRSREFSSLMSGLQLKLRKLLNVQEPVLLFPGSGTSALEALLVNLISRGDKVLSFSCGHFGERFREIASRIGAVVLSFDKPYGEVFTKEEVVGAVNLYSDASAILITHNETSTGAANPIEEIIEGLPADGPLVLVDAVSSIGAMPCYPEKWGVDGLATCSQKGLMAPPGIGIVWLSRRAWEKVRQNKTCPSYSMDFLLMRKYLEKELPQTPVTPPVSLFFALDASLEEVEEEGGFLRRFEERKAYAQSLCKAVEDLGLELLVKNKPSRSCGVTAIRIPGKAESVRKGLLEKGIEVAGGQGALRNEIIRVGHYTREGLSELWDFIQALEETCKELGVAVDKMSFGKIEELYTGRCR; from the coding sequence ATGAGAAGATACTTGTTTACGCCAGGGCCGGTAGAGTTAAGCAAGAAGGTTAAAGAAGCCACGAAGGGACAAATGATAAGCCACAGAAGCAGGGAGTTTTCCAGTTTGATGTCGGGTTTGCAGTTAAAGCTGCGAAAGTTGTTGAATGTCCAAGAACCCGTTTTACTCTTTCCTGGTTCCGGTACATCGGCACTCGAAGCTTTATTAGTAAATCTGATTTCTAGGGGCGATAAAGTTCTTTCCTTCTCTTGCGGGCATTTTGGCGAACGATTCCGTGAAATTGCCTCTCGTATTGGAGCCGTAGTGTTATCTTTCGATAAGCCTTATGGAGAAGTTTTCACAAAAGAAGAGGTAGTTGGCGCTGTAAATCTTTATAGTGATGCTTCTGCCATATTAATAACCCACAACGAAACATCTACTGGGGCAGCTAACCCCATAGAGGAGATAATAGAAGGCCTTCCTGCAGACGGCCCCCTGGTCTTAGTGGATGCCGTTAGTTCCATTGGTGCGATGCCGTGCTATCCGGAGAAATGGGGCGTAGATGGTTTGGCCACTTGTTCCCAGAAAGGGCTTATGGCGCCTCCTGGTATAGGAATTGTTTGGCTTTCCCGTAGAGCCTGGGAGAAGGTCCGTCAGAATAAAACCTGTCCCTCTTACAGCATGGATTTTCTTCTAATGAGGAAGTACCTTGAAAAAGAGCTTCCTCAAACTCCTGTTACGCCTCCTGTGTCTTTATTTTTCGCTTTGGATGCATCCCTTGAGGAGGTAGAAGAAGAAGGGGGGTTCTTGAGACGTTTTGAGGAGCGCAAGGCCTATGCTCAGTCATTATGCAAGGCAGTAGAGGACCTTGGGCTTGAGTTGTTGGTCAAAAACAAGCCTTCAAGGTCCTGTGGCGTTACTGCTATACGAATTCCAGGCAAGGCAGAGTCAGTGAGGAAGGGATTGCTTGAAAAAGGGATAGAAGTGGCTGGAGGGCAGGGCGCTTTGAGAAACGAAATAATAAGGGTTGGTCACTATACCAGAGAGGGCTTGTCGGAGCTTTGGGATTTCATTCAAGCTCTCGAAGAAACCTGTAAAGAATTGGGGGTTGCCGTCGATAAGATGAGCTTCGGCAAGATAGAGGAACTTTACACTGGGAGGTGCAGATAG
- a CDS encoding hypothetical protein (KEGG: aco:Amico_0411 hypothetical protein~SPTR: Putative uncharacterized protein) codes for MKRGLFFWGAFILVAVIIVGGFFYLGRKPSLLDPLNAIPEVEADQSWLLLESPGDQLSLLEWPEDKNEVSTVEVFTKDILGLSSLSSKVALWVQLPYGDRWYGAFQMPKEEIDSLRALKTPERWRSRFPNCVVGETSEGAIKIKFSEDSEPVVGAVERGTLLLSKDAQGLSKMYEAIETPSKRMKVKWDVKPSLPAHLVVFDDGKLASKLGEKLGVDEDLGESLPLTFTLGWESSDDRGNIFWNINGLEDVFASNDVADRIEPISWEGEFFVPDPLVAAFAFNAKGLVADTMMEGFEEAASKAYSERKELLELLDGAIISMVGGKSRVALLSLPGILVQLPERGDKGVEAVNELWDSFWLDPRPIEGFAAGGAVAFPFTLIGAADERLVLLGAIDLNTLIKNKSVTEIIGYDKPSLGWLYVDFPKAAEALEDLQKIGSLSTKVGVTNTPDLEKIEQTISRLKQLGRLKMVFYDLKSGEARWEPSN; via the coding sequence GTGAAGAGAGGACTATTTTTCTGGGGGGCCTTTATTTTAGTGGCAGTTATTATCGTGGGAGGTTTCTTTTACCTAGGAAGAAAACCTTCCTTGCTTGACCCGCTTAATGCCATACCTGAAGTTGAAGCAGATCAATCTTGGCTTTTGCTTGAATCGCCAGGGGATCAATTGAGCCTATTGGAGTGGCCCGAGGACAAAAATGAAGTTAGTACTGTAGAGGTCTTTACCAAAGATATATTGGGATTGTCTTCGTTATCGTCCAAGGTTGCCCTTTGGGTTCAGCTTCCATATGGCGATCGGTGGTATGGAGCCTTTCAAATGCCGAAGGAGGAAATTGACTCTTTGAGGGCATTAAAAACTCCAGAACGCTGGAGAAGCAGGTTCCCAAATTGTGTAGTTGGCGAGACCTCAGAAGGAGCGATTAAAATCAAGTTCTCGGAAGACTCAGAACCTGTGGTGGGTGCGGTCGAAAGGGGGACATTGCTTCTATCGAAGGATGCTCAGGGCCTTTCTAAGATGTACGAAGCCATTGAAACCCCGTCGAAGCGAATGAAGGTAAAGTGGGATGTGAAGCCTTCTTTGCCAGCCCACTTGGTGGTCTTTGATGATGGAAAGTTGGCTTCAAAGTTGGGGGAAAAACTTGGCGTAGATGAAGACCTTGGAGAATCTTTACCTTTGACTTTTACCCTTGGATGGGAGTCCTCAGATGATAGAGGGAATATATTCTGGAATATCAATGGGCTTGAAGATGTTTTCGCTTCAAATGATGTTGCAGATCGTATTGAGCCCATAAGTTGGGAAGGAGAATTTTTCGTCCCAGATCCACTGGTTGCTGCTTTTGCCTTCAATGCAAAGGGGCTTGTGGCGGACACAATGATGGAAGGGTTTGAGGAGGCTGCTTCCAAGGCTTACAGTGAAAGGAAAGAGCTATTGGAGCTATTGGATGGGGCTATTATCTCCATGGTCGGAGGAAAATCGAGAGTGGCCTTGTTGTCCTTGCCTGGGATACTCGTTCAATTGCCAGAAAGGGGCGACAAAGGCGTTGAGGCAGTCAACGAATTATGGGATTCTTTCTGGCTTGATCCAAGGCCTATCGAGGGTTTTGCTGCGGGGGGAGCTGTTGCTTTCCCCTTTACCCTCATAGGGGCGGCTGATGAGAGATTAGTGCTTTTAGGAGCTATAGATTTAAACACCTTGATAAAAAATAAGAGTGTCACAGAGATAATTGGTTATGACAAACCCTCCTTGGGTTGGCTTTACGTTGATTTCCCCAAGGCAGCGGAGGCGTTGGAGGATTTACAGAAAATAGGCAGTCTTTCAACCAAGGTCGGAGTTACTAATACACCAGACTTGGAGAAGATTGAACAGACTATAAGCAGACTCAAACAACTGGGCAGGCTTAAAATGGTTTTTTATGACTTAAAAAGTGGCGAGGCTCGTTGGGAGCCCAGCAATTGA
- a CDS encoding lipid A biosynthesis acyltransferase (PFAM: Bacterial lipid A biosynthesis acyltransferase~COGs: COG1560 Lauroyl/myristoyl acyltransferase~InterPro IPR004960~KEGG: aco:Amico_0413 lipid A biosynthesis acyltransferase~PFAM: lipid A biosynthesis acyltransferase~SPTR: Lipid A biosynthesis acyltransferase), producing the protein MSYISSFLKAVTLYVGKGGTRATLLDYLLSGMLKTTKPRGKVAMDNLSIAFPQSTEEWRKDMLSKVYSHFASTLVEYIVALNEPDRLTGWFKTVEGKKYLDEALTSGRGAVLLFGHLGNWELLGGWLALSGYPVYAMVRKHDDQELEDLIDGYRQRMNLKIIDKDNIREPIRQLKKGNFVAIAGDQHWGRAGLEVPFLGKTCSTPSGPAVYAILTGAPIIPIAAFRRGKFDYVFEAYPPIEPQRKGDSKQETYRLTTLANQAIEKMIRKAPEQWLWMHRRWR; encoded by the coding sequence GTGTCCTATATATCGTCCTTCCTTAAAGCTGTTACTTTGTATGTGGGTAAAGGTGGTACAAGAGCAACCCTACTTGATTACCTCTTGTCTGGGATGCTTAAGACAACGAAACCCAGGGGGAAAGTAGCTATGGATAACCTTTCCATAGCCTTTCCCCAAAGTACTGAAGAGTGGCGTAAAGACATGCTGAGCAAAGTCTACAGCCACTTTGCCTCCACCCTCGTGGAGTACATAGTGGCGTTGAATGAGCCCGATCGTTTAACAGGATGGTTCAAGACGGTAGAAGGGAAAAAATACTTGGATGAGGCTTTGACCAGCGGTAGAGGAGCGGTGTTACTTTTTGGGCATTTGGGTAACTGGGAACTATTGGGAGGTTGGCTTGCACTGTCTGGCTACCCTGTCTATGCAATGGTTAGAAAGCATGATGACCAAGAGTTGGAAGATCTTATAGATGGTTACAGGCAGCGGATGAATCTCAAGATAATAGATAAGGACAACATTAGGGAGCCCATAAGGCAGTTAAAAAAAGGCAATTTTGTTGCCATAGCTGGGGATCAACATTGGGGTAGGGCGGGGCTGGAAGTTCCCTTTCTTGGAAAGACATGTAGCACTCCATCTGGACCTGCAGTATATGCTATCTTGACGGGAGCCCCAATTATACCCATAGCTGCCTTCAGGCGAGGAAAGTTCGATTATGTTTTTGAGGCCTATCCCCCAATAGAACCTCAAAGAAAGGGCGATAGTAAACAGGAAACATACAGGTTAACGACGCTCGCCAACCAGGCTATTGAGAAGATGATCAGAAAGGCACCGGAACAATGGTTATGGATGCACCGGCGTTGGCGCTAG
- a CDS encoding tyrosyl-tRNA synthetase (PFAM: S4 domain; tRNA synthetases class I (W and Y)~TIGRFAM: tyrosyl-tRNA synthetase~COGs: COG0162 Tyrosyl-tRNA synthetase~InterPro IPR001412: IPR002942: IPR002305: IPR002307~KEGG: aco:Amico_0412 tyrosyl-tRNA synthetase~PFAM: aminoacyl-tRNA synthetase class Ib; RNA-binding S4 domain protein~PRIAM: Tyrosine--tRNA ligase~SMART: RNA-binding S4 domain protein~SPTR: Tyrosine--tRNA ligase;~TIGRFAM: tyrosyl-tRNA synthetase), protein MVQNALAVLMERNCIEWCSNPEELGSLFSTEMVTGYIGFDPTADSLHVGHLIPIMGLAWMQRLGHRPIAIAGGGTGLIGDPSGKSKERNLLTLEQVEQNMVSVKKQLEQFLDFDCGPNSALIINNYDWLGKLGLIEFLRDTGKYFTVNYMIGREYVKSRLEDPEKSISFTEFSYMLLQAYDFYHLYKEYGCKLQMGGNDQQGNIIAGIDLIRKKAGGQAYGITYPLLLTASGQKFGKTEDGAVWLSPQKTSPYKFYQFWINTDDRDVEKLLKLFTFLPLEEIRELMEEHEKSPEKRSAQRRLAWEVTKVVHGETAAASVRRASEILFGGSFELSELDENMLSVLRREVPSGHFSMEDSQNIVDVLVASGACKSKGEAKRLIKGGGLAVNGRKVSSEDELIQREDLLLGKYVFLRLGKKRYHIAENQ, encoded by the coding sequence ATGGTACAAAATGCCTTGGCGGTACTTATGGAGCGCAATTGCATAGAATGGTGCAGCAACCCTGAGGAGCTTGGTTCTTTGTTCTCCACAGAGATGGTTACTGGATACATTGGGTTCGATCCGACAGCAGATAGTCTTCACGTGGGGCATTTGATACCCATAATGGGACTTGCCTGGATGCAGCGGTTGGGTCACAGGCCGATAGCAATAGCTGGAGGCGGGACCGGATTGATAGGCGACCCTTCAGGAAAGAGCAAAGAACGAAACCTGCTCACATTGGAACAAGTGGAACAGAACATGGTGAGTGTTAAAAAACAGCTTGAGCAATTCCTTGATTTCGATTGTGGTCCTAACTCGGCGCTTATAATAAACAACTATGATTGGCTTGGTAAGTTGGGTTTGATTGAGTTCCTCAGAGATACGGGCAAGTATTTTACCGTCAATTACATGATAGGTAGGGAGTACGTTAAAAGCCGCCTGGAGGATCCAGAAAAATCCATTTCCTTCACGGAATTTTCTTACATGCTTCTTCAGGCTTATGATTTTTATCATCTATATAAGGAATATGGGTGCAAACTTCAGATGGGTGGTAATGATCAGCAGGGGAACATTATAGCAGGCATTGATCTTATACGAAAGAAGGCTGGAGGCCAAGCCTACGGCATAACATATCCTTTGTTGCTGACAGCTTCGGGTCAGAAGTTTGGCAAGACAGAGGACGGAGCTGTGTGGTTGTCGCCGCAAAAGACATCTCCATATAAATTTTACCAGTTTTGGATAAACACCGATGACAGGGATGTGGAAAAGCTTTTGAAGTTGTTTACCTTTTTACCTCTCGAAGAAATCAGAGAGTTGATGGAGGAGCACGAAAAAAGTCCTGAGAAGAGGTCCGCGCAGAGACGCTTGGCATGGGAAGTAACCAAGGTGGTACATGGAGAAACTGCTGCAGCTTCGGTGAGAAGAGCCAGCGAAATACTTTTCGGTGGCTCTTTTGAGCTTTCCGAATTGGATGAAAATATGCTTTCGGTTCTAAGGCGCGAGGTGCCCTCGGGCCATTTCTCCATGGAGGATTCCCAAAACATAGTAGATGTGCTGGTTGCCAGTGGAGCATGCAAGAGCAAGGGGGAGGCCAAAAGGCTCATAAAGGGAGGCGGTTTGGCGGTCAATGGAAGGAAGGTATCATCGGAAGACGAGCTTATTCAAAGAGAGGACCTTTTGTTAGGAAAGTACGTATTTTTGCGCTTGGGTAAAAAGAGATATCACATAGCGGAGAACCAGTAA